The Loxodonta africana isolate mLoxAfr1 chromosome 18, mLoxAfr1.hap2, whole genome shotgun sequence genome includes the window AGCTTGTTAAATTTGCTAGTAGTTGTGTGTTCaggaaattaataaaccattaCATAATTGAACAAAAAGCAAGCAGAACCAAAGTTCTTACTGCAATATTTTAACTGAGTCTATTTAGACAAtgcctatatggtctctatgattcggaatctactcaatggtgaggttttttttttttttttttttttagtttactcaCTGGAGAAAAAAAGATGCTGAGTAAATCTAAGGAATCTACAAGATAATACTTTTATCCTTTTGGTGTGTCCTTTCTCCCCAGGTTGATTGATCACTCCCTAAGAGTGgacattttcttttcctcatcaTTTCAACCAACAGGGAAAGAAATCAGGGATAGAATGAAAGTGACTGGTGTCTACATCAAATCACTGCCACAGTTTTGGGTTGAAGAAATTTTGCAATCATGTCAACTCTGGCCTTCTTAAATTTAGCTTCTCAAAATAGTCTAATGGCTTGCTATCTTGGTTTCAACTCCACCAAGATCTCCTGGGAGTAGGGTTCCTTTCAAAATCCCTGGAATACAGTTTGTAATAAAAGAACCAAGCACATCCCAGCCCTAGTGACTGAAGAGGAATATCAAGTAGTAGCAGGTGGGAAAGTGGCTTTAATTTTCAGTTTGTGGCTTTTGAATCTATTACAAAGACAAAATATTATTCTGGAAACTTGAAATAATTGTTGTCCTTACCTTAATGAGgcagaaaattaaaatcattacAACCACAGTCACAGATATCGCCAAGATGAGTTTGTGGTTATATCCATATCCTGGAACTTCTTTTGTGAGctaaaaaataggaagaaaaatttttttttttttttttgtacaacaaagacatgaaaaggaTAAAAGCTaaccattcagtttcaaaactcaATTCTTCCAGGTGAATCTAGCTTATAGGTTCATAAAGAACATACCAAAACGAATAATCTTACTATTAGGCAGTCTTCTTGTACAATTTGTCTGTTAAGTCTTCTCCTCTACACTAGGAATAGTGGCACCATTGTCTAAATGAACAAAGTGGGAGATGATTTTCTTGGCCCAAATTACTTGGCCAAGATGAGATACAGAGTAGGAGCTTTGATACTCTAAAGGCACGTCCTGAACTCTGATGGAAAAGTCTGAGCCTCATGTTTCTGGAGTTTCCTCACCTCACTTAACTCTTGctctttttgctcactctggacttCTGTGCTCTCGTTGATGTAGTTCTCAGTTTTCCATTGGTCTGTATCCCAGTCTGCCTTGGACACCTTGACTTCTTGGTGCTCACTGAGAAGCTTCATTAGGAGGCCTGTTCTGGAGAGGAGCTTGGCACAGGCCAGTTGTACCTGGGGCTCTGAGCAGTCCAGTTTCAGTGTCCGCATAACATGAGCAATGAGCCTTCTCACATCGTTGTTGGGGATGAGGGACCGTAGCTGCTGGTTTAGCTGAGTTTCAAATTGATCCCCTGGGGATGAGAGCAATGGGAGAGAGGAGCCATGGGGCTTGGAGGGTAAGTCAGGGCCcatgttctggtattcccattgcgtttcatttgtttgtttaacaGGTGCCATGAAGTTGTCTGCAGTCACAGCAGAATCTGCAGTGGAAGGATCCTTATGGGCAGTGATTTCAGGGGTAGCATTGTGTACAGTAATGTTTTTTGCAGATGGCCCTGAAAAAGGAAACCATTCTTGAAAAGGATTTTCTGGAGAACTCAGTTCTCCTGAAGATGAAAATGCCTCTCGTGGAGGGGAATTTATGAGGCTCCTCACTGCAGAGGAAGGAGGTCTATTTCTAAGCATCAGTTTACGGACCTTTCTGAACCTTCGACTCGTTTTGGTCTTTGGTCTCCTGTGAACCAAACGAGAGCGAGATTTATGGTAGATGTAATTTTTTCTGGAATGTGATACTGATTTAGCAgtatcttttatatttttaactcTAGCATTTGCCTCTTCTAAGACAAAAAAGGTGTAGGACAAGTCTTTTGAAAGGATTCTAACCTCAGGTGGGGCTTTTGAAGAAGGAGAGGTAGAAGGCCTGCCCATGGAGTATTGTTTCAGGGAAGAAGAGACTGCTGCCTTACGTTCCTTGCTGGATGAAGGCTCCGTGTTGAAGGAGATTCCCCCTAACTTCCTTTGCCTCCGCACCTTGAGAAGTCGTTCCACCTTCTTTGAGAGTGGCCTTAGGGGCCTTCTTGCTTTGGTCGTGTTCTCCATAAATGGCTTGGCCCCTTGTTTCCTCTTGATGCTCAGATCTTCCATTCCTTTGAAGTGCCTTTTCTTTATGCCCCTTGGCCTCTTGAGGACTTTGTTCACCTTTTGCAGCCTTTTCCCAACACGTGTTCTCTGGATCTTTGCCAGGTGGTTTTCCTGGGGTTGAGCAGTTTCCAATTCCTTTTGAAAGATTTGGCGTTTAAATTTGGTACCTAAAAAATTGGGATACGTAAGCAtggcagttttttccttctttttaacctcatcatttttttcttgaatttctgcATCTAACAAATTCTCCAGAAAATAGAGCTTCCTCAATTTACTTCTGTAAGTTGCACTGTTGTTTTCAGGCTTAAGAGGGGGATTCCCTGTGTTGTTCTGTAAATCACTCAGGGCCTTTTCTCTATCTTGTACCTTTGAAAAAAGCAGTTTAATCAATGGTAATAACGTCAATTCTATGTGTTCTAGATTTCCCTCCGAGAAATAAGGCAGTACGTAATTTAGTGCACTAATAACATCACTTTCATCATTAAAGCCTAGAGGCTCATTCAGGACAGTTGACAAGTTGACACTACTTCTGTCTGAGGATGCAGCTTCTGGCTCAATAGTGAGCTCAGTGCTGGTGTTCTTCTTCCGGGCTTGTAATGCCTTCATAAATGTTCCTTCTGCAGCCCCCAGAGATGCTTCTTCACCTGCCAAAACAGAAAGACTATGATTGATAATGAAAGACGGATGGGACAGCTTTTTGTCAGTTCATAGCCATACACCCCAGTCAAAGAAATGAGAAGTCAACAAAGATTTGACCGCCATTTagagaggagaaaaataaacCTGAACTGAAGTTTATGACTAGGGACAACAATGTTCCACTATGAATATGTCCACTATGTCCACCCTGGTTCTCTTCAAAAATTGGCAACCTACTGAGAACATTCCATAGTGTGAAACATAGTAACTATATTTAGattatggagctctggtgacacagtagttaagtgctcagctgctaaccaaaaggttggcagttcaaatctgccagcctctccacggcagaaagatgtggcagcctgcttctgtaaagatttgcagccttgaaaaccctgtggggcagttctaccctgtcctatagagtcactacgagttagaatcgactcaacagcagcatgTTATGAGACACGGAAGAGAtcgggctggctgaattaaaGGAGGGCTACACTTCAAGGTCCTGTGTGCTTGGCCAGCTATACTTAAACagtctctgaatctaaacctatgTGCAGACCACGGTATAACTTTTGCTGCTGGCACCTGAAAACTGCTTGTGATTAACAAACTAAGTGCGTAGACAAGTTAAGGGGCTACTTTTCAAGGCCCtttgtgcttgaccagctataaattaacGATAAtccttctgagttgtttttcaaggcctcaccaggtgcagAGTGTGCACAATAAAGATCAATGTGGCCTATGAATGACCTTGCACATGAGACAAAGATAAACAGGGACCCACTGCAAGGGCTCAAAg containing:
- the LOC135228014 gene encoding leucine-rich repeat-containing protein 37A3-like, with amino-acid sequence MEVRKLVFSASKYFRNFQGNSISYIEENIWKAYRWTEKLILSENSLTELRKDSFEGLLSLQHLVLNRNPLTAIEDSYLFKLPALKYLDMGTTQVSLTTVENILIMTLKLEKLILPSHMACCLCQFKSTIEVVCKTVKLHCDSGCLINSTRCSEEASLGAAEGTFMKALQARKKNTSTELTIEPEAASSDRSSVNLSTVLNEPLGFNDESDVISALNYVLPYFSEGNLEHIELTLLPLIKLLFSKVQDREKALSDLQNNTGNPPLKPENNSATYRSKLRKLYFLENLLDAEIQEKNDEVKKKEKTAMLTYPNFLGTKFKRQIFQKELETAQPQENHLAKIQRTRVGKRLQKVNKVLKRPRGIKKRHFKGMEDLSIKRKQGAKPFMENTTKARRPLRPLSKKVERLLKVRRQRKLGGISFNTEPSSSKERKAAVSSSLKQYSMGRPSTSPSSKAPPEVRILSKDLSYTFFVLEEANARVKNIKDTAKSVSHSRKNYIYHKSRSRLVHRRPKTKTSRRFRKVRKLMLRNRPPSSAVRSLINSPPREAFSSSGELSSPENPFQEWFPFSGPSAKNITVHNATPEITAHKDPSTADSAVTADNFMAPVKQTNETQWEYQNMGPDLPSKPHGSSLPLLSSPGDQFETQLNQQLRSLIPNNDVRRLIAHVMRTLKLDCSEPQVQLACAKLLSRTGLLMKLLSEHQEVKVSKADWDTDQWKTENYINESTEVQSEQKEQELSELTKEVPGYGYNHKLILAISVTVVVMILIFCLIKVRTTIISSFQNNILSL